The Phaeodactylum tricornutum CCAP 1055/1 chromosome 2, whole genome shotgun sequence DNA window GCTTAAGGTCTCCTGGTCTGGCAATGCCGTTGATGACGCCAAAACGTCCATTTTTCCGGTAGACCTTggattttgacgagaaaAGTAGTACGGCGCGAAGGACGAGACTAAAGACAGGTGTAAATATAGGATACCGATAGGCAATACCGGACACTGCATCTTCATGGTCCAGGTAAACTGTTGCAATGTCGGAAAGATTTGGATTTACAAAAAACAATTATTTCGCCAAGGGATGAGGTTGACCGACGACCTCGTCCGTACGCGGGCGGTTCTCTATGAGGTTTATAGCGTCTGTACGGTGTCCAGAGGACTAGGCTGTTCTTGTGATGGCGCGGCGTGCGCCAGAAGTGAGTATTTATTTTTCATACGTTCGCGTAGCTTAGTATAATTCAGTTTGAACCACGCAAACCAATGAAAATAGCTCGAAATTTGTCCGAGCCCAAACCAGTGCCGCAATTCCACTTTCCGCTTGGGCAAACCAAACCcttctcactgtcagtccggACGCGCTGCGTTCCGTTTGTGAAAGTAGTGTGAACAGAGAGCTAAATCGTCCGTGTTCATTTCATTGACGGCACAATTGTCTGTTCCGGTAGTAAACAACTACCATGCCACCACCTACCACGAAGACTCCAAGCCGTCGTATGACACTAGGCGGCGCCTCTTCCTCCGTTCAGAAGAATCGACGCCTGTCCCTCGACGTTGGGGATCCGGTGCCGGGACAGCGTGCGCACCGCCCTCCGCGGGCGTCAATGATTCCCCGGGTATCGGGACAGGAAAATAGTCATCCCCGTCCACAGCAACGTCAATTCGTACCTCCGAGTCCAACTTCGTCAGTGAACAAGCCGACTGCAAGCTCGAGTCGTCGCAGTTCCTTCGCCGGACCGGATCGACGTCGGTCGCTTCTACCACCCTCTTCGTCCTCGGCTAGTGCCAAGGTTGATCCGCGACCCATCAACGACAAGAGCTTCCAGCACAATTGTAGCAAGGCGCTTCTAACTTTTTTGCAAGAGTCAGGCTACGATTACCCCATTTCGACCAAGACGTTAGCCCGTCCTTCGGGGAAAGACTTTGCCAATATTGTTTCCTTTCTGTTGGGTCAAGTGGACCCAGAATTTAGCAAAGGAAATGTCAAGTTTGAAGATGAGGTGGCCATGAATTTTAAAGCTATGGGTTATCCATATCCCATCAGTAAAACCGCTCTCGTTGCTGCCGGAAGTCCGCATACTTGGCCTAGTTTGCTCGCTGCCTTGCACTGGCTCATGGAACATTTGgtgattgccaaggaagCTCGGTCCGAAGAAATGGATGAAACCAAGCCATTCGAATCTTTGGAAGAACTATCGCAAAAGACCGATCAAGCCTTTTTTGACTACGTAGGAAAGGCGTACACGGCATACATGGCCAACGACGAAGCCCGCTCGTTGTATCTCGAAGAGGAATTCGCCGCCCGTTTCGAAACGTACGACAATTATTTGCAACAGGAAGTAGAGCGATTCACGGATTTGAATGCAACCATTGTGGAACGAATCAATGCACTAATGGGCGAGTCGCAAGAGTACGTAGTAGCCTCGTGATGCTTTTCGTAATTTACTTTCTGCCGCCCGTTACTCACAAAGCAATGTTGTGCTCTCGACAGTCTGCCTACGTATGCGAAAAAGTGTGAGGATTACGCAACCGATTTGCAACAGTTTCACGATCTCATTCGCCAAATGGATGAACATAAAGCTGCGCTAGAGCTAAAAATTCAGGAACGCTCGACAGAACTTGTGCACACGAATGCGAAACTGGACAAAATGAATGCGCACGTAAAGGAATTGAAATCAGTGATTGCTACACAAGAGCTTTCTCTTGACGAAGTTCGCAAAATGGAAAGCGAGCAAAAGGGCGTTACGGAAGCCATGGATCGATCACTAAAACTGAAGCGACAACGCGAACAAGCGCTACAACACAGTCGAGACGAACTCAATACATGCGTCCAAAAGTTAGATGACGCCATTGCTACCTACAACGCCAAGCTCGCTGACTTGGCCTCCATTCCTGAACTTGGGTCCAAATTTGCCGAGATTAAAGCCAAACTCAACAAGGAGAAGCTGGCCGAAGACCAGAAAGATATGTTGGGAGTGGACCTTCAAGCGGTAGTGCGCCCCCTCATAGAAATATCCAAAGCACAATATGAAAGCAAGGCTGATCAAGCCAAATGGGATTACCAAGACGCCTTGGACCAACGggaaaaggccgaagaagATTTACAGGACGCTCAGGCCAAACTCCAAATCCTCACTGACAAGTATCAGCGCTGCGAAGAAAGACTGCACCTAGAAAAGGAAGCTCAAGACGCGAAGCTAGCAGTTCGAGCCCGTGAGCTTACttccatggaagaaaaggtagCCTCCCTCCGTGATCCGGTTGCACTCGAAGAGCAAATGGCTTCGTACGAACGCCAGTGCGCGGAACTAGAGGCTCTAGCGGAAACACACGAGGCCGAGAACGTGGCCAAAAAACTTGCCGTCTTGGAAGAGATCGAATCCGCCATGGCTCTCATGGCCGAACACGAATCGTTTTGCCGGCATAA harbors:
- a CDS encoding predicted protein; the protein is MPPPTTKTPSRRMTLGGASSSVQKNRRLSLDVGDPVPGQRAHRPPRASMIPRVSGQENSHPRPQQRQFVPPSPTSSVNKPTASSSRRSSFAGPDRRRSLLPPSSSSASAKVDPRPINDKSFQHNCSKALLTFLQESGYDYPISTKTLARPSGKDFANIVSFLLGQVDPEFSKGNVKFEDEVAMNFKAMGYPYPISKTALVAAGSPHTWPSLLAALHWLMEHLVIAKEARSEEMDETKPFESLEELSQKTDQAFFDYVGKAYTAYMANDEARSLYLEEEFAARFETYDNYLQQEVERFTDLNATIVERINALMGESQDLPTYAKKCEDYATDLQQFHDLIRQMDEHKAALELKIQERSTELVHTNAKLDKMNAHVKELKSVIATQELSLDEVRKMESEQKGVTEAMDRSLKLKRQREQALQHSRDELNTCVQKLDDAIATYNAKLADLASIPELGSKFAEIKAKLNKEKLAEDQKDMLGVDLQAVVRPLIEISKAQYESKADQAKWDYQDALDQREKAEEDLQDAQAKLQILTDKYQRCEERLHLEKEAQDAKLAVRARELTSMEEKVASLRDPVALEEQMASYERQCAELEALAETHEAENVAKKLAVLEEIESAMALMAEHESFCRHKIAELDAYWQNKKDTGVLRVPDSVALE